Within the Gammaproteobacteria bacterium genome, the region GAACCGACTCACGATGTAGGGCAGGTACACTGAGGTGGCTCCGAAGGTGGGGACCTGGGAATGGGGCACGGCTGGTGGGCCGAATGGAAACCGATGCCCTCACCGAACCGTCAAGAGCGACTCCTCAGACGCTTCGAACGTGACTCGCTCGCGGGCGCGAAAGCAGGCGTATTCCGTGTCCGAGTGGAGGATCGTGTCCTCAGGGGTGAGACGATCACCATCAATGGTCGCGAACTCCTCAACTTTGGCATGGCGTCGTACCTCGGCCTCAACCTGGACCCGCGTCTCAAGGCAGGTGCGATCGACGCCATCTCACGCTATGGGCCCGTCTATTCATCGTCGACGGCCTTCACCGCGCTCCCTCTGTATACGGCGCTCGAAGAAAGATTGGAGCGCATGTTCGAAGGACACGTGGTCATCGCGCCGACCACCACGCTTGCGCATCTCGCTGCGCTTCCACTGATCGTTCCCACCGGATCCGACATTCTGATCGATGCGCAGGCACACGAGTCCCTTCGCCTGACCGGTCAGATCCTGCAGGCATCCGGATCGTCCATCTCCGCAGTACCGCACAACGACATGGAGGCGCTTGCCGATGCCGTGGAACAGTCGTCGGCCGCTTCGGTGTGGTATCTGGCCGATGGTGTTTACTCGATGTTCGGGGATCTTGCACCCGTCCGTGAGATCTCGGCACTCATGGACCGGTTCCCGAACCTGCATGTGTACCTCGATGATGCGCACGGCTTCGGGTGGGCGGGTGAACACGGTCGGGGCTACGTGCTGGGCCAGGTGCCCATCCGTGAGCGCATGGTGGTCGCAGGGTCGCTCTCGAAGTCGATCGGCGCGGGTGGGGGAGCGCTCGTCTTTCCGGATGAGAAGACGGCGCGACGCGTCCGAACACTCGGCGGGACGATGACGTTCTCCGGTCCATTGCACCCCGCCGAACTCGGCGCCGCGATCGTCTCGGCGGATATTCACCTCTCCAGCGAGTACGCAGAGCTCCAGGCACGACTCCTGACGCAGATCGAGTTGACGCGCGGTCTTCTCGCGCAACGCCGTCTTCCTGTCGTCGAGGCGGCCGATTCACCCGTGTGGTTCATCCGTATCGGGACGCCCGATGACACGATCGAGGTGGCGAAGCGCCTGCAATCGGATGGTTTCTACGTCAATCCGTCCGGCTATCCGGCAGTTCCGATCGGTTCTGCAGGCGTGCGGTTCTCCAACTCGCTGTATCTGCGAGACGAAGCGTTTGTGGCGCTCACCGATGCACTCGCAAGGCGCGTTCCCGAGGTCGTGGGTGACACGGAGATCGTGATCGATCTGACGGAGAAGAAGTCACCGCATATCGATCCGCTTCAGCGGTGAAGGCCCCATGCCGATATAGCGGCGTGCAATCGTTTCTGAACGTCTGGAAGCAACGTCCGATGTGGCTGCGGTGGTTGGCTGCGGTGGTGTTCGTGCTGCTCTTGGGGTTGGCTGCCGTATCGGCCATGGTTCCCTCCGTGGCGGATACCGCAGGGCCCATCGGCCTCTTCCTCGGAAGCATCTCCGCAGGGGTCACCTTCATCGTCGGGGCTCGACATCTCGACGGGAGAGAGCGAGTCTCGTGGACCCTCGTCGGTGTCGGCCTGCTGCTCATCGCGACTGGTGTGCTCCTGGTGGCGATTGTCTCCTCACTCGCCGAAATGGCGGCCTTTGGACCGCCGGACATCCTCTTTCTCGGTGGGTACGCGTTCGGGATCGTCGGATTTGCGCTCCTCCCACAGGTCGCCTCCGATTGGTCGGAGCGACTGCGTGTGATGCTCGACGGGCTCATCGGAGCGATCTCGATGGGCGTCATCGCCTGGCTTCTGGTGCTCGGCGACCTGCTCGGGCGGTTGCAGTCGTTCACTGCCTGGGAGCGATGGGCCGGCTCCGCGTATCCGGTGCTCGACGCGGTGGCGATGATCGTATTCATCCTGGTGTTCGTGCGGCGCACGGCCTACCGGTTCGACATTCGGCTGGTGTTCGTTGGTGCAGCATTCATCGCCCAGATAGTGGCAGATCTGGCCTATCTGGAGTCAGGCATCGGGCGCACGTTCGCGGAGGCAAGGCCGGTCTACGCAGTCAACATCGCAGCGCTCATTCTCTTCTTCGCTGCTGCGCTGATGGTCCGACTACGTCCCCAGCGCCAGGAATACGCGGCTCGCAGGTCATCGCTGTTTGCGCTGGTTGCTCCATACTCGCTTGCCGCGGCCATGACGGCCATGCTCGTCGTGCGCATCCTCCAGGGGCGACTCGACGTCAACTTCTGGGCGCTTCTATGGGGAACGGTCGCAGTCAGCGCTCTCGTCATCGTCAGGCAGGGTGTCGCCATTCGCGAGAACCGAACGCTCGTCGAGCGTCAGCGAGCGGCACTCGTTTCGTCGATCTCCCACGAGCTGCGTACTCCGTTGACGGCCGTGGTCGGGTTCCTGGACCTCGCGATCAATGAGACGACCCCGCTCGACGCCGAAGAACGAGAGGAACTGTTGCACGTCGTACATCAGCAGGCGGTCTACATGGCACGGATCGTGTCGGATCTCATGCTGCTGGCAAGAGGCAATCTCGACAGCATCGATATCGCTCCGGCGAAGGTTTCCCTCGAAAGCCTCCTGAACGCCGCGTTGGCGACGGTCGATTCCGGCGGGGCCTCCGTAACGGTCGAATCGGACGCCGGTCTCGAGGTCTTCGTGGACTCCGAGCGGCTGCAGCAACTCATTGTGAACCTCGTGTCGAATGCCATTCGTTACGGCAGAGGCCGGGTCGATATCGTGGCGAAGAGGGTGGATTCTGCGCTCGTGATCGAGATTCACGATGACGGACCCGGGGTGCCGAAGAGGTATGAGTTGGCCATTTGGGAGCGGTTCGAGAGAGGTGCCCATCGTCTCGATGCCACGCGACCCGGATCGGGGATCGGACTGGCGGTCGTGCGTGCCGTCGCCGAGGCCCACGGAGGGACGGCCGAGTATCGACGTTCCGAACGTCTCGGGGGCTCGTGTTTCTTCGTGACCTTGCCACGGACGATCATTGAAACGGGTGGAGAGAAGCTCGACCCATCGATTCGACCTGTCGCCTGAGACTGTCCCGCGGTAGGCATACACTCCGATCTGCACACGGAGAAGGGACGGGGCGATGCGATACGGAGTCATCGGTGCGGGACGCCAAGGGACGGCTGCCGGCTACGACATGGCGGTCCACGGCGATGCGCAGGAAGTGATCCTGGCAGACCGAGATCTGATCGTCGCGCAGCGGGCCGCAGCACGAATCAACTCCCTCGTCGGGAGGAGTGTCGCGGTCGCCGAGGAGATCGACGTGGCGAACGAGGATGCCCTGGTTGGCCTGGTGGGGCCGCTGGATGTCTTCCTGTGTGCCACTCCGTTCGTGCTCATCCCCGGGTGCACCCGGGCAGCGATCGCAGCGGGTACCGGCATGGTGGATCTCGGGGGGCACACCGCCACCGTGCTCGATCAACTCGACCTCGACGAGGAGGCACGAGCCGCGCAGATTGCGATCGTTCCGGACTGTGGGATGGGTCCGGGGCTCAACAACACACTTGCGCTGGCTGCGGTAGAGCGGCTGCGGGAGCAGGGAGCGGTTCCTCGTGAGGCCCGGGTCTGGGATGGCGGGTTGCCGCAGGATCCCAAGGAACCGTGGCGCTACGCGCTCTTCTTCCACATCAACGGTTTGACCAACGAGTACGACGGAACGGCACTGGTGCTTCGCGACGGCGAGGTGAGCGAGGTCGATACGCTCACCGAGTTCGAGACGCTCGAGTTCGATGACCTGGGAAC harbors:
- a CDS encoding aminotransferase class I/II-fold pyridoxal phosphate-dependent enzyme; translated protein: MGHGWWAEWKPMPSPNRQERLLRRFERDSLAGAKAGVFRVRVEDRVLRGETITINGRELLNFGMASYLGLNLDPRLKAGAIDAISRYGPVYSSSTAFTALPLYTALEERLERMFEGHVVIAPTTTLAHLAALPLIVPTGSDILIDAQAHESLRLTGQILQASGSSISAVPHNDMEALADAVEQSSAASVWYLADGVYSMFGDLAPVREISALMDRFPNLHVYLDDAHGFGWAGEHGRGYVLGQVPIRERMVVAGSLSKSIGAGGGALVFPDEKTARRVRTLGGTMTFSGPLHPAELGAAIVSADIHLSSEYAELQARLLTQIELTRGLLAQRRLPVVEAADSPVWFIRIGTPDDTIEVAKRLQSDGFYVNPSGYPAVPIGSAGVRFSNSLYLRDEAFVALTDALARRVPEVVGDTEIVIDLTEKKSPHIDPLQR